The Poriferisphaera corsica DNA segment CGTCGGGAGAAGTTGATCGTTCGGCAGATTCAAATTGGGCGTTCCCGCTTTGATCAAGTTGCCGTGATTCGCATGCCCTTCATCAGTGATCAATTCAACCTGAAATGTAGGTACATCAATGCCATAGCTATCAATATAGAGCACATGCTTTTTTGTAGTTCCTGGGGCCGGATCATATACATTGGCTAGTGCCAAATCTGTTAGCGGATCAGACCCTTTGGGTAGCACAATGTCACCTGTACTTGTATGTGCGACAAGACTGTCCAAGCTTAACGAATCATAATATCTCGTGACTGTAGCTTCCCCGTAATCATCGTCATCGGTATGTGTCAATGTATCAGGCACAGTAAATACAGCGGTGATACCTGTAATCGCCGTATAATCAAAACCATCATTGCTATCGTAATCTTCTGGTGTACCGCTTACCACAAATTCTGCCTGATACTGTGTTGCCGCATGACTCAATCCCCCCATACCCATCATGACCACCCCAAAAACTAAAATATTTTTGAATGCCTTCATCATCTCATTCCTCCAATAAAAAGTGCCA contains these protein-coding regions:
- a CDS encoding PEP-CTERM sorting domain-containing protein; this translates as MKAFKNILVFGVVMMGMGGLSHAATQYQAEFVVSGTPEDYDSNDGFDYTAITGITAVFTVPDTLTHTDDDDYGEATVTRYYDSLSLDSLVAHTSTGDIVLPKGSDPLTDLALANVYDPAPGTTKKHVLYIDSYGIDVPTFQVELITDEGHANHGNLIKAGTPNLNLPNDQLLPTFTSAIDPSQLFSSSSAKLVSDSFRFADGVAYFDIASVQILPVPEPASLGLMGLGGLVMLRRNRA